A region of Paraburkholderia sp. BL23I1N1 DNA encodes the following proteins:
- a CDS encoding PRC-barrel domain-containing protein codes for MSGGFSRPAWRLPILAVFALFVLSALSALSGCSLLWGPQQAPIVDATVMPVEPASAPVAASAPEPVETEAAEPEQPKKPKKPVVKPRKVEPPPPVATPAPPPPAPPPLIVLRTIERSEARTLLDSEVQKPDGKVVGRAVDMIADASGKPREMVVNLQGFLGVGDRKVNFPWNAFRFTPNTKTAPITLNAAAVPSPAAKSAGVQLPLIDADVERSNGAKVGRVIDVLIDANAQPQAVVLDVNGMVSTERRTIAANWSALRFVTKDKELHPLIDLSDAQINATPPYASDKPIRAVSPAPVPAATPAPAPAAAASAAPATAAAGSNTRAAR; via the coding sequence ATGAGCGGCGGTTTTTCGCGTCCTGCCTGGCGTCTTCCGATACTTGCTGTGTTCGCGCTATTCGTGCTGTCCGCGCTGTCCGCGCTGTCCGGTTGCAGCCTGCTGTGGGGCCCGCAGCAGGCGCCGATTGTCGATGCAACCGTGATGCCCGTCGAGCCCGCGAGCGCGCCTGTGGCCGCCTCCGCGCCGGAACCCGTCGAGACGGAAGCAGCCGAGCCCGAACAGCCGAAGAAGCCCAAAAAGCCCGTCGTCAAGCCACGCAAGGTTGAACCCCCGCCACCGGTCGCCACACCCGCGCCGCCGCCGCCCGCCCCCCCGCCGCTGATCGTGCTGCGCACGATCGAGCGCAGCGAGGCGCGCACCTTGCTCGATAGCGAAGTGCAGAAGCCCGACGGCAAGGTCGTGGGCCGCGCGGTCGATATGATCGCCGATGCGAGCGGCAAGCCGCGTGAGATGGTGGTCAATTTGCAAGGCTTCCTCGGCGTCGGCGACCGCAAGGTCAATTTCCCGTGGAACGCGTTCCGCTTCACGCCGAATACGAAGACCGCGCCGATCACGCTCAACGCGGCGGCCGTGCCGAGTCCCGCGGCGAAATCCGCTGGCGTGCAGTTGCCGCTGATCGACGCCGACGTCGAGCGTTCGAACGGCGCCAAGGTCGGCCGCGTGATCGACGTGCTGATCGACGCCAACGCGCAGCCGCAGGCGGTCGTGCTTGACGTCAACGGCATGGTCAGCACCGAGCGGCGCACGATTGCCGCCAACTGGTCGGCGCTGCGTTTCGTTACGAAAGACAAGGAGCTGCATCCGCTGATCGATTTGAGCGACGCCCAGATCAACGCCACGCCGCCGTACGCCAGCGACAAGCCGATCCGTGCCGTGTCGCCGGCCCCGGTTCCGGCCGCCACGCCGGCGCCTGCTCCCGCTGCTGCGGCGTCTGCCGCACCGGCCACGGCCGCTGCGGGTTCCAACACACGGGCGGCCCGATGA
- a CDS encoding MFS transporter, producing MDYSATPQPAGTDTLNLADASAMQPAKRTSHAKAIAAITLGNGLEFFDFTIYSFFATIIGKLYFPVEGQLAQLMLAVGTFGVGFIMRPVGGIVLGGYADRAGRKAAMSLTLWMMTLGSAIIAFAPTYAAIGVAAPLLIILARLIQGFALGGEVGASTSLLLEYGSDKTRGFYGSWQFVSQGLNTVCGSLLGVALAAGLSTAALESWGWRVPFVIGMAMGPIGIYIRRHLNETLPGVEDGTVSAAQAPDAQPVRKLFREHSRVITTGVLTTIGGTAANYIVLFYLSTYAIRILHLPMSSALWAAWTAAVVTVICSPFAGSLSDRVGRKRVLWISRMMLIVAVYPAFMIINASPTVPVLLSVVAVLAVFVAFTAVPNIVMLPELFPRKIRATGMSIVYCLGVSIFGGFAQFFATWLIQISGSNLAPAWYLIGCGVVSLLPLPFMRETAGKAID from the coding sequence ATGGACTATTCCGCTACACCGCAACCCGCAGGCACTGACACGCTGAATCTCGCTGATGCGTCGGCCATGCAGCCTGCTAAGCGCACGAGCCACGCCAAAGCGATTGCCGCGATCACGCTCGGCAACGGCCTCGAGTTTTTCGATTTCACGATTTATAGCTTCTTCGCAACGATCATCGGCAAGCTGTATTTCCCGGTGGAAGGACAGCTTGCGCAACTGATGCTGGCGGTCGGCACCTTCGGCGTGGGTTTCATCATGCGGCCGGTGGGCGGCATTGTGCTCGGCGGATATGCCGATCGTGCCGGACGCAAGGCCGCGATGAGTCTCACGCTGTGGATGATGACGCTCGGCTCGGCGATCATCGCGTTCGCGCCGACGTACGCGGCGATCGGCGTTGCCGCGCCATTGCTGATCATTCTTGCGCGTTTGATTCAGGGTTTCGCGCTGGGCGGCGAGGTTGGCGCATCGACCTCGTTGCTGCTTGAATATGGTAGCGACAAGACGCGCGGATTTTATGGAAGCTGGCAGTTCGTGAGTCAGGGGTTGAACACTGTCTGTGGTTCGCTGCTGGGTGTTGCGCTGGCGGCGGGGCTGTCCACTGCCGCGCTGGAGAGTTGGGGCTGGCGTGTGCCGTTTGTGATCGGCATGGCGATGGGGCCGATTGGTATTTACATCCGGCGGCATCTGAATGAAACCTTGCCGGGTGTGGAAGACGGTACTGTTTCGGCGGCGCAGGCGCCTGATGCACAGCCGGTTCGCAAGTTGTTTCGCGAGCATTCGCGCGTGATTACGACGGGTGTGTTGACGACGATTGGCGGCACGGCGGCGAACTACATCGTGCTGTTTTATCTGTCTACTTACGCGATCCGGATTTTGCATTTGCCGATGTCGTCGGCGCTATGGGCCGCGTGGACCGCGGCGGTCGTGACGGTGATTTGCTCGCCATTTGCGGGGTCATTATCCGATCGGGTGGGGCGTAAGCGTGTTTTGTGGATTTCGCGGATGATGCTGATTGTTGCCGTGTATCCGGCTTTCATGATTATTAATGCTTCGCCTACGGTGCCGGTGTTGTTGTCGGTGGTTGCTGTGCTGGCGGTGTTTGTCGCTTTTACGGCTGTGCCTAATATCGTCATGCTGCCTGAGTTGTTTCCGCGCAAGATTCGCGCTACGGGGATGTCGATTGTTTATTGTTTGGGGGTTTCTATTTTTGGTGGGTTCGCGCAGTTTTTTGCTACCTGGTTGATTCAGATTTCCGGGAGTAATCTGGCGCCGGCCTGGTATTTGATTGGGTGTGGGGTCGTGTCGTTGTTGCCGTTGCCGTTTATGCGGGAGACGGCTGGGAAGGCCATAGATTAG
- the ltrA gene encoding group II intron reverse transcriptase/maturase — protein MTLSGGDHGTTATRDDSGVDAKSFEIPKRLIWEAWKRVAANQGGPGVDRESIETFRNRLARNLYALWNRMSSGSYFPQPVKEVLIPKGDGFRPLGVPTITDRVAQMAVKLLVEPGIDAIFHSSSFGYRPNKSAKQAVAQARRNCWRYDWVVDIDLKSFFDTIDHGLLRRAVEKHVSEPWARLYIRRWLESPVQKQTGELVARDRGTPQGGVISPLLANLFLHYAFDRWVQTEHPDVPFERYADDVVCHCRTKQQAEKFLSALRERLTACGLLLHPEKTRLVYCKDGRRRGEHTHTKFDFLGFSFHARTVQDRAGNLFTGFGPAVSQKALTRMSLAIRSLSLNRSTSLTLSELARRINPMVRGWVNYYGAFYPEPLKRFLVRIDLRLGGWARNKYKRLRGHKRRSWAWLKRCRESLPQLFAHWDFCFEERRTRGAV, from the coding sequence ATGACCTTGTCTGGTGGAGATCATGGAACAACTGCGACGCGGGATGATTCCGGGGTTGACGCCAAGTCGTTCGAGATACCCAAGCGATTGATCTGGGAAGCCTGGAAACGCGTGGCTGCCAATCAAGGCGGTCCGGGCGTGGACCGGGAGAGTATTGAAACCTTCCGCAATCGTTTGGCGAGAAATTTGTACGCTCTGTGGAATCGAATGAGTTCGGGGAGTTACTTTCCTCAACCGGTCAAGGAGGTGCTGATTCCGAAGGGGGACGGGTTTCGTCCTCTCGGGGTACCGACCATCACTGACCGAGTGGCTCAGATGGCAGTCAAGTTACTGGTTGAGCCGGGAATCGATGCGATATTTCATTCATCATCGTTCGGCTATCGTCCTAACAAATCGGCGAAGCAAGCTGTGGCGCAAGCGAGAAGGAACTGTTGGCGCTACGACTGGGTAGTCGATATTGACTTGAAATCCTTCTTTGACACCATCGACCACGGGCTTCTCAGACGTGCGGTCGAAAAGCACGTTTCGGAGCCATGGGCACGACTCTACATCAGACGCTGGCTAGAGAGTCCGGTACAGAAGCAAACCGGGGAGCTGGTTGCTCGGGATCGAGGCACTCCGCAAGGTGGAGTGATCAGTCCGCTATTGGCTAACCTCTTTCTTCACTACGCGTTTGATCGATGGGTTCAGACTGAGCATCCGGATGTGCCGTTTGAACGGTATGCCGACGATGTTGTCTGTCATTGCAGGACGAAGCAGCAGGCGGAAAAGTTTTTGTCTGCCTTGCGGGAGCGGCTTACCGCATGTGGGCTTTTGCTACATCCGGAAAAGACGCGCCTAGTTTACTGCAAAGATGGCCGGCGTCGAGGGGAACATACCCACACCAAGTTCGATTTCCTTGGTTTCAGCTTTCATGCTCGGACAGTCCAAGACCGAGCGGGAAACCTGTTCACCGGATTCGGACCTGCGGTAAGTCAAAAGGCGCTAACGCGAATGTCTCTGGCCATTCGAAGCCTGAGTCTCAATCGAAGTACCTCATTGACGCTGTCCGAACTGGCGCGGCGCATAAACCCGATGGTCAGGGGATGGGTGAATTACTACGGTGCCTTCTATCCGGAGCCGTTGAAACGGTTCTTGGTCAGAATAGACTTGCGGCTTGGCGGGTGGGCGCGAAATAAGTACAAGCGACTGAGAGGACACAAACGACGATCTTGGGCGTGGCTCAAACGATGTCGGGAAAGTCTTCCCCAGCTGTTCGCGCACTGGGATTTCTGTTTCGAAGAACGGCGGACAAGAGGAGCCGTATGA
- a CDS encoding NCS2 family permease, whose protein sequence is MMEPTAQPISEVGAESFDGKGFLDRYFEISSRGSSQRTEIVAGITTFLSMVYSVFVVPGMFGKAGFDTTAVFVAVCLTTAFGSLLMGVWARLPIAIGCAISLTAFTAFGLVLGKGLQPNVALGAVFLMGVVFTGISVTGVRSWILRNLPTGIAHGTGIGIGLFLLLIAANDVGLVVKNPGAGLPVALGNITALPAIMSVAGLAAIFGLVRRRVPGSILIVIVAISAISLAIDPAVAFHGVFALPSLSAPGHASLIGAMDIKGALSMAVLPSVLALVMTAVFDATGTIRAVAGQAGQLDENGRIINGGRALTADSLSSIFSGLLGGAPAAAYIESTVGVAAGAKTGMAAAVVGLLFLVVMFFSPLASLVPSYATAPALMYVGLLMLSNVSKLHMDDMVDSMSGLMCAVFIVLTANIVTGIMLGFATLVIGRVVSGEYRKLNVGTVAIAIVLVGFYLGGWAI, encoded by the coding sequence ATGATGGAACCCACCGCCCAACCGATTTCCGAAGTCGGCGCCGAATCATTCGACGGAAAGGGCTTTCTCGACCGCTACTTCGAAATCTCTTCACGCGGCAGTTCGCAGCGTACGGAAATCGTTGCCGGTATCACGACCTTCCTCTCGATGGTCTATTCCGTGTTCGTCGTGCCGGGCATGTTCGGCAAAGCGGGCTTCGACACCACCGCCGTGTTCGTTGCGGTCTGTCTGACCACGGCGTTCGGCTCGCTGCTGATGGGCGTCTGGGCGCGTCTGCCGATCGCGATCGGCTGCGCGATTTCGCTGACCGCGTTCACCGCCTTCGGTCTGGTGCTCGGCAAGGGTCTGCAGCCGAACGTCGCGCTCGGCGCGGTGTTCCTGATGGGCGTTGTATTCACGGGAATCTCGGTGACTGGCGTGCGCTCGTGGATTCTGCGCAATCTGCCGACCGGCATCGCGCACGGCACGGGTATCGGCATCGGCCTGTTCCTGTTGCTGATCGCCGCGAACGACGTGGGTCTGGTCGTGAAGAATCCGGGCGCCGGTTTGCCGGTGGCACTGGGCAACATCACGGCGTTGCCGGCGATCATGTCGGTGGCGGGTCTTGCTGCGATCTTCGGTCTGGTGCGCCGTCGTGTGCCGGGTTCGATCCTGATCGTGATCGTCGCGATCTCGGCGATTTCGCTCGCGATCGATCCGGCGGTGGCGTTCCACGGCGTGTTCGCACTGCCGTCGCTGAGCGCGCCGGGCCATGCCTCGCTGATCGGCGCGATGGACATCAAGGGCGCGCTGTCGATGGCAGTCCTGCCTAGCGTGCTGGCTCTCGTGATGACGGCTGTGTTCGACGCAACCGGTACGATTCGCGCCGTTGCCGGACAAGCCGGTCAACTCGACGAAAACGGCCGCATCATCAACGGCGGCCGTGCGCTGACGGCGGATTCGCTGAGCTCGATTTTCTCGGGCCTGCTCGGTGGCGCACCGGCGGCGGCTTACATCGAATCGACGGTCGGCGTTGCAGCCGGCGCGAAGACGGGGATGGCCGCGGCCGTGGTCGGTCTGCTGTTCCTCGTGGTGATGTTCTTCTCGCCGCTGGCCAGTCTCGTGCCTTCGTATGCAACGGCGCCGGCGCTGATGTACGTCGGTCTGCTGATGCTCTCGAACGTGAGCAAGCTGCATATGGACGACATGGTTGACTCAATGTCGGGCCTGATGTGCGCCGTGTTCATCGTGCTGACCGCCAACATCGTGACGGGCATCATGCTCGGCTTCGCGACACTGGTGATCGGTCGCGTGGTGAGCGGCGAGTATCGCAAGCTGAACGTGGGCACGGTTGCCATCGCTATCGTGCTGGTCGGCTTCTATCTCGGCGGTTGGGCGATCTGA
- a CDS encoding aldehyde dehydrogenase family protein → MQHARQFYIDGQWVEPQDSTNAAGAATLDVIDPSTATAFAQISLGGAADVDRAVAAAKRAFPAYSETTIAQRIDLLQAILDVYRKRYDDMVHAISREMGAPLQYANDAQAWTGVAHLETMIRTLDTFEFECVKNSILIRKEAVGVCGLITPWNWPALQIATKVVPALAAGCTMVLKPSELAPLSGIIFAEILDEAGVPAGVFNLVNGEGATVGEAMSRHPDIDMMSFTGSTRAGVLVAKAAADTVKRVHQELGGKSANLILEDADLKQAVMRGTRACFDNSGQSCDAPTRMFVPRAHLDEALAYAKEAAEALVVGPADAKGIDLGPVISEQQFDKIQRLIGVGIEEGATLVAGGPGRPEGLKEGYFVRPTVFGNVTPTMTIAREEIFGPVLSILGYDSEDQAIAMANDSLYGLAGYVQSASIEHAHAVAKRLRTGTIYLNYADYNPDAPFGGFKQSGNGREYGEFGLEDFLEIKGVVGYAD, encoded by the coding sequence CTGCAACATGCCAGGCAGTTTTATATCGACGGCCAATGGGTCGAACCGCAAGACTCGACCAACGCGGCCGGTGCTGCCACGCTCGACGTGATCGATCCGTCCACGGCCACTGCGTTCGCGCAGATTTCGCTTGGCGGCGCGGCCGATGTCGACCGCGCCGTGGCCGCGGCGAAGCGTGCTTTTCCCGCCTACAGCGAGACGACGATCGCGCAGCGAATCGATCTGCTGCAAGCGATCCTCGACGTCTACCGCAAGCGCTACGACGACATGGTGCATGCGATCAGCCGCGAGATGGGCGCACCGCTGCAATATGCGAACGACGCGCAGGCGTGGACCGGCGTCGCGCATCTGGAGACGATGATCCGCACGCTCGACACGTTCGAATTCGAGTGCGTGAAGAACAGCATTCTGATCCGTAAGGAAGCGGTCGGCGTGTGTGGGCTGATAACGCCGTGGAACTGGCCGGCCTTGCAGATCGCCACCAAGGTCGTGCCCGCGCTCGCGGCCGGCTGCACGATGGTGCTCAAACCCTCGGAACTGGCGCCGCTCTCCGGCATCATCTTCGCCGAGATCCTCGACGAAGCGGGCGTGCCGGCCGGCGTGTTCAACCTCGTCAACGGCGAAGGCGCAACGGTGGGCGAGGCGATGTCGCGTCATCCGGACATCGACATGATGTCGTTCACCGGTTCGACGCGCGCGGGCGTGCTGGTCGCCAAGGCCGCGGCGGATACGGTCAAGCGCGTGCATCAGGAACTGGGCGGCAAATCGGCCAACCTGATTCTCGAAGATGCCGATCTGAAGCAGGCCGTGATGCGCGGCACGCGTGCATGCTTCGACAACAGCGGCCAGTCGTGCGACGCGCCCACCCGCATGTTCGTGCCGCGCGCACATTTGGACGAGGCATTGGCCTACGCGAAAGAAGCGGCTGAAGCGCTGGTCGTTGGTCCCGCGGATGCCAAGGGCATCGATCTAGGGCCTGTTATCAGCGAGCAGCAGTTCGACAAGATCCAGCGGCTGATCGGCGTGGGCATCGAAGAAGGCGCCACGCTGGTAGCCGGCGGCCCGGGCCGTCCTGAAGGATTAAAGGAGGGTTACTTCGTACGCCCAACGGTATTCGGCAACGTCACGCCGACTATGACGATCGCGCGCGAAGAGATTTTCGGACCCGTGCTGTCGATTCTCGGCTACGACTCCGAAGACCAGGCGATCGCGATGGCCAACGACAGTCTCTATGGTCTCGCGGGCTATGTGCAATCCGCTTCGATCGAGCATGCGCATGCCGTGGCGAAGCGCCTGCGTACCGGCACGATCTATCTGAACTACGCGGACTACAATCCCGATGCGCCGTTCGGCGGCTTCAAGCAATCGGGCAATGGCCGCGAGTACGGCGAGTTCGGTCTCGAGGATTTTCTGGAGATCAAGGGCGTGGTCGGCTACGCGGATTGA
- a CDS encoding helix-turn-helix transcriptional regulator translates to MVKFNETLLDRTFAALSDPTRRALLVRLSGLRDLSVSELAEPFAMSLPAVMKHLDVLSEAGLITRSKTGRTVACRLSAGPMEEAMAWLTRYQRFWSESLDRLAVFVEEETPCPPSPASPSSAVSTSRPPKSSAPGRKRRNS, encoded by the coding sequence ATGGTTAAGTTTAATGAAACGTTACTCGATCGCACCTTTGCCGCGCTGTCCGATCCGACGCGGCGTGCGTTGCTCGTGCGTCTGTCCGGACTGCGCGATCTGTCGGTCAGCGAACTTGCCGAGCCGTTTGCGATGTCGCTGCCCGCGGTGATGAAACACCTCGACGTATTGTCCGAGGCCGGTCTGATCACGCGCAGTAAAACCGGGCGCACGGTGGCGTGCCGCCTGTCCGCCGGACCCATGGAGGAAGCCATGGCGTGGCTCACCCGCTATCAGCGCTTCTGGTCCGAATCACTCGATCGTCTGGCCGTTTTCGTCGAAGAGGAAACCCCATGTCCACCAAGCCCAGCCTCACCCTCCAGCGCCGTCTCGACGTCACGCCCGCCAAAGTCTTCCGCGCCTGGACGGAAGCGGCGCAACTCATGA
- a CDS encoding M20 aminoacylase family protein, which translates to MNTMAIPAGIAELEDEMIALRRRIHAQPELAYEEFATGDLVAERLQAWGYTVHRGMGQTGVVGQLKVGSGTRKLGLRADMDALPIHETTGLPYASTVPGKMHACGHDGHTAMLLAAAKYLAQEKSFDGTLNLIFQPAEEGQAGAKKMLEDGLFDTFPCDAVFAMHNMPGFPTGKFGFMPGSFMASSDTVIIKVTGRGGHGAVPHKAVDPVVVCAQIVLALQSIVSRNIAPLDMAIITVGAIHAGEAPNVIPETAEMRLSVRALKPEVRNYLQERITAVACGQAAVFGARAHVDYQRRYPVLVNDAHMTGLARQVALDWLGEDGLIADMQPLTGSEDFAFLLERCPGSYLIIGNGDGEGGCMVHNPGYDFNDDCLATGAAYWVRLAQTFLV; encoded by the coding sequence GTGAACACCATGGCCATCCCGGCGGGCATCGCCGAACTCGAAGACGAAATGATCGCGCTGCGCCGGCGCATCCATGCGCAGCCCGAACTGGCTTACGAAGAGTTCGCCACGGGCGACCTGGTCGCCGAGCGCCTGCAGGCGTGGGGCTACACGGTGCATCGCGGAATGGGTCAAACCGGCGTTGTAGGGCAACTGAAAGTAGGCAGCGGTACACGCAAACTCGGCCTGCGCGCCGACATGGACGCGTTGCCGATCCACGAGACTACCGGTCTGCCGTATGCGAGCACGGTGCCCGGCAAGATGCACGCATGCGGCCACGACGGCCACACGGCGATGCTGCTGGCCGCCGCCAAGTACCTCGCCCAGGAAAAGAGTTTCGACGGCACCTTGAACCTGATTTTTCAGCCTGCTGAAGAAGGTCAGGCCGGCGCGAAAAAAATGCTCGAAGACGGGCTGTTCGACACATTCCCGTGCGACGCGGTCTTCGCGATGCACAACATGCCAGGTTTTCCGACGGGCAAGTTCGGCTTCATGCCGGGTTCGTTCATGGCGTCGTCCGATACGGTGATCATCAAGGTGACCGGCCGTGGCGGTCATGGCGCGGTGCCGCACAAGGCGGTCGATCCGGTGGTGGTGTGCGCGCAGATCGTGCTGGCGTTGCAATCGATTGTGTCGCGCAACATTGCCCCGCTCGACATGGCGATCATCACGGTCGGCGCGATTCACGCCGGTGAAGCGCCTAACGTGATCCCTGAAACCGCGGAGATGCGCCTGTCCGTGCGCGCGCTGAAGCCTGAGGTTCGCAACTATTTGCAGGAGCGCATCACGGCGGTTGCCTGCGGGCAGGCGGCGGTGTTCGGCGCGCGGGCGCACGTGGACTATCAACGCCGTTATCCGGTGCTCGTGAACGATGCGCACATGACAGGTCTTGCACGGCAGGTCGCGCTCGACTGGCTTGGCGAAGACGGGTTGATCGCCGACATGCAACCGTTGACCGGCAGTGAAGACTTTGCGTTCCTGCTGGAGCGTTGCCCGGGCAGCTACCTGATCATCGGCAATGGCGACGGCGAGGGCGGTTGCATGGTCCACAACCCGGGCTACGACTTCAACGACGACTGCCTCGCTACCGGCGCGGCCTACTGGGTGCGGCTCGCGCAGACGTTCCTCGTCTGA
- a CDS encoding MFS transporter, translated as MTGRTLVTARSLRALDWLNFFVANVQTGFGPFIASYLASHKWTQGEIGMALSVGTISAMVSQVPGGAAVDALRNKKGAAAWAIFAIIFSAVLLAASPTVLPVIAAEVFHGFASCMLTPALAAISFALVGRANLGDRLGRNARWASIGSAVAAGLMGVFGEYYSPRAVFWLTAALAVPALFALTMIQRTDTIELPKAGPTPEQIERRESLRELLRDKRMLLFAACIVLFHLSNAAMLNLAAGEVTAGMGDNVQLVIAACIIVPQAIVAMMSPWVGRSAERWGRRPILLLGFSALPVRALLFAGISSPYLLVPVQMLDGLSAAVFGVMLPLIAADVAGGKGRYNLCIGLFGLAAGIGATLSTTAAGFVADHFGNAVSFFGLAAAGALAVLLVWAAMPETRDASVDEAAPLTDGGESAAR; from the coding sequence ATGACAGGCCGCACTTTGGTCACCGCGCGCAGTCTGCGCGCACTCGATTGGCTGAATTTCTTCGTCGCCAATGTGCAGACGGGTTTCGGGCCGTTCATTGCGTCGTACCTTGCTTCGCACAAGTGGACCCAGGGCGAGATCGGCATGGCGCTCTCCGTCGGCACCATCAGTGCGATGGTGAGCCAGGTGCCGGGCGGCGCTGCCGTCGACGCGTTGCGCAACAAGAAAGGCGCGGCCGCATGGGCGATCTTCGCGATCATTTTCAGTGCGGTGCTGCTGGCCGCGAGCCCGACGGTGCTGCCGGTGATTGCCGCGGAGGTGTTCCACGGCTTTGCCAGCTGCATGTTGACGCCGGCGCTGGCCGCGATCTCGTTCGCGCTGGTGGGGCGCGCGAATCTGGGCGACCGGTTGGGACGCAATGCGCGCTGGGCTTCGATCGGCAGCGCCGTCGCGGCCGGGTTGATGGGCGTATTCGGCGAATACTATTCGCCGCGCGCGGTGTTCTGGCTGACCGCGGCGCTAGCCGTGCCGGCGCTGTTTGCGCTGACGATGATTCAGCGCACCGATACGATCGAGTTGCCGAAAGCCGGGCCGACACCTGAACAGATCGAACGGCGCGAGAGTTTGCGTGAGTTGTTGCGTGACAAGCGGATGCTGCTGTTTGCGGCTTGTATTGTGCTGTTCCACTTGTCGAATGCGGCGATGCTGAATCTTGCTGCTGGCGAAGTGACGGCCGGCATGGGTGACAACGTGCAGCTCGTGATTGCCGCGTGCATTATCGTGCCGCAGGCGATTGTGGCGATGATGTCTCCATGGGTTGGGCGCTCTGCCGAGCGGTGGGGACGCAGGCCGATTTTGCTGCTTGGCTTTTCGGCGCTACCGGTACGGGCGTTGTTGTTTGCCGGGATCAGCAGCCCTTATTTGCTGGTGCCGGTGCAGATGCTCGACGGCCTGAGCGCGGCGGTGTTCGGCGTGATGCTGCCGTTGATTGCCGCCGATGTCGCTGGCGGCAAGGGGCGGTATAACCTTTGTATTGGGTTGTTTGGGTTGGCTGCTGGGATTGGGGCGACTTTGAGTACGACGGCGGCTGGGTTTGTGGCGGATCATTTTGGCAATGCCGTAAGCTTTTTTGGGCTCGCCGCTGCGGGCGCGCTTGCTGTTTTGCTGGTGTGGGCGGCAATGCCCGAGACGCGGGATGCAAGTGTGGATGAGGCTGCGCCTTTGACTGATGGTGGGGAGTCGGCTGCCAGGTGA
- a CDS encoding RimK family alpha-L-glutamate ligase, whose translation MTQNPLNEADRKAAPPSASAGHAGNSASLDPSCHRALAERRRADGDELSAVAHLIAAHTLDAFAAETVDTSASASNLCDVATGYFMKGDHVPAEYWYRLVLTLEPHTAVACQNLAAILTDVGDVSEAAAFRDRAYRIQRVFVEGSGAAQRRVLILCAASTSGNVPFDALLPGTTCCRIKYAIDYAADEEDQQLPAYDLVFNAIGDADIAAPLAGRLARFVSRSTRPVLNPPAMVALTQRHRTASLLGGLADVQVAPCVQSDAAPDSRATLDALLAQGATGFPVLARPAATHGGEGLTRCENRAALEAWLSGQIGVSYLAAFRDYRSADGFYRKYRIIFVDRAPFAYHLAISPHWMVHYYSADMEQHPWKLEEERRFLDDPHDVLGERAMSAIAAIGRRLDLDYGGIDFTVLPGGEVLVFEANATMLAHFERETGALAHKNHYVQRIVDAFEKMMTRHTPG comes from the coding sequence GTGACCCAGAATCCCCTCAACGAAGCCGACCGCAAGGCAGCGCCTCCGAGCGCCTCAGCGGGACATGCCGGCAACAGCGCCTCACTCGATCCGTCGTGTCATCGCGCCCTCGCTGAAAGGCGACGCGCCGACGGCGATGAGTTAAGCGCCGTCGCACATCTGATCGCCGCCCACACGCTGGACGCCTTCGCCGCTGAGACAGTCGACACCAGCGCCAGCGCCTCCAATCTCTGCGATGTCGCGACCGGTTACTTCATGAAAGGCGATCATGTGCCCGCCGAGTACTGGTACCGCCTCGTTCTCACGCTCGAGCCGCATACCGCGGTTGCCTGCCAGAATCTGGCCGCCATCCTCACCGACGTTGGAGACGTGAGCGAAGCCGCCGCGTTTCGGGACCGTGCCTATCGGATCCAGCGTGTCTTTGTCGAAGGAAGCGGCGCCGCACAGCGCCGCGTGCTGATCCTCTGCGCGGCGAGCACTTCCGGCAATGTGCCGTTCGATGCCCTGTTGCCCGGCACGACCTGCTGCCGCATCAAGTACGCGATCGACTACGCCGCCGACGAAGAAGACCAACAGTTGCCGGCCTACGATCTCGTGTTCAACGCGATTGGCGATGCGGATATCGCCGCCCCGCTCGCCGGGCGGCTCGCGCGCTTCGTCTCGCGCTCGACGCGGCCCGTGCTCAATCCGCCCGCCATGGTCGCCCTGACGCAACGGCACCGTACCGCGAGCCTGCTCGGCGGGCTGGCGGACGTGCAGGTGGCGCCGTGCGTGCAAAGCGATGCCGCTCCGGATTCACGCGCCACGCTTGACGCGCTGCTCGCCCAGGGTGCCACCGGCTTTCCGGTCCTGGCGCGTCCTGCCGCCACACACGGCGGCGAAGGGCTGACGCGATGCGAGAACCGTGCGGCGCTCGAAGCATGGCTCTCAGGACAAATTGGCGTGTCGTATCTGGCAGCGTTTCGCGACTATCGCAGCGCCGACGGTTTCTACCGCAAATACCGGATCATCTTTGTCGACCGGGCGCCGTTTGCCTACCATCTGGCGATTTCGCCGCACTGGATGGTGCACTACTACTCCGCCGACATGGAACAGCACCCGTGGAAGCTGGAAGAAGAGCGGCGCTTCCTCGACGATCCGCACGACGTGCTCGGCGAGCGCGCGATGAGCGCCATCGCGGCAATCGGCAGGCGGCTCGATCTGGACTACGGAGGCATCGACTTCACCGTGCTGCCCGGAGGCGAGGTGCTGGTCTTCGAAGCAAACGCGACCATGCTGGCGCATTTCGAGCGCGAGACCGGCGCGCTCGCCCACAAAAATCATTACGTGCAACGTATCGTCGACGCGTTCGAGAAGATGATGACGCGTCACACGCCGGGCTGA